The region CCGCGCAACGCTCTTTCCTCTCTTCACCACCCTCATCGCCGCCAATATCATCCGGACCGTCGTCCTTTACTTCACCCTCCGGCACGGCACCAGGCACGGCTACTTCCTCACCTACTGGACCCTCGCCATCGTCGACGTCGTCCTCCAGCTTCTCGTCATCTATGAGGTCGCCTGGCATATCTTCCGGCCGCTCGGCGAGTGGGCCCCCGGCATCCGCCGCAATCTCCTCTGGGTCACCCTCGCCAGCGTGGCCGTCGGTGGCGCGCTGACCTTCCTGGCTACACCCGCCACCAAAACCCTCCGCCAGGCCGTCGTCATCCGCGGCAACTTCTTCTCCTCCGCGCTTATGTGCGAGCTCTTCGTCGGCCTCATCGTCCTCGCCGTCACCTTCGGCTTGCCCTGGAAGACCCACGTCGCCCGCATCGCGCAAGGTCTCGGGGTCTACTCCATCGCCGGCATCGTCACGGACTCCGCCACCACCGTACTTGGGGTCGCCAACAACTCCGACGCCTACCGCATGCTCTCGCACGTGCGGATCGCCCTCTATCTCGTCTGCCTCGTGTATTGGATCGTCACCCTCTGGCTCGACGCGCCGTCCCCCCGCCAGATGCCGGAGAAGATGCGCCGGCAGTTAGCTTCGCTGGAGCGCCAGTCCGCCGCGGATGTACAGGCCATACGTCAGGGGAGAGGCTAGATGGACGCCCGCAATCTCCACTTTCTCCTGGCCGTTTGCGTCTTCTCCGCCGCCCTGCTGGCCATCGCCGGCTACTACCTCATCCGCACCCGGCGCGTCTCCCACTCCACCTGGGAAGATCTGCTCGACGAGCTCGCCTTCGTCAACCGCAACAACATCGCCCTCATTGCGCATGACCTCATCGACGATCCAAACGACCCGACGCGCCCGACCGACGGCAGGGAACTCGATCCATCCCAGGTCTGGACCCTCATCGGCGGCATGGACGGTCTGGAGATCCTGCAGGAAAACTGTGAGGTCCTCATCAAGCTCGCCAGCTATCTCCAGCAGTTTTATCCCGAGGCCATCGTCGTCGCAGAGCAGCTTCGCCTCAACGCCCGTGAGCTCGAATGGCACATCGGCCGCCTCAAAGGCGCGGCCCAGGTGGATAAGCTCGAGTCAGTCTTCCCCGACTACGCCCAGCGTGCCGTTACCACCTATTACAAGATGACCCGCAGCCTCATCACCCTTTACCAGCAACTCGATCAGTCCCGCCTCGCAGCTCTGGAATCCGCTCTCTAGCCGCCTTTTAGCGAACGCCCGCTCAGGCAAAGCGCCGAGAAAACACCCCGGCGACCGTCCCCACCACCTCAATCTCCTTGCGATAGCGCCAACGCTTGTTCGTCTCGAACGAAAGCGCGTGCGGGATCAGCGTCAGCCACTCCGATTCCTTATCCAGCTCGCAGAATCCTGAAACATACCCCGTCCGCGTCAGCAGGAAGTAGATCGGGCGGTCGAACTCGTGGTTCCACTCCTTGCGCCCCGCGATCGCACGCTTCTGCGTGTCGATCAGCACGATCGAGCCCGCACGGATCATCGGCTCCAGCGTCCGGTCCAGTTGCCCGATGATCCCGCGCCGATAGTGCGTCGGAATCGTTCCATCCTCGGTCGGCAGCAGCGTCGTGCTCGCCGGCGGAGCGTCGGTCACCAGCTTGTCCGGCAGCCACAGCTTCGCTCGCTGCTCCAGGGCCCCTTCTTCCAGGAGCAGTGTGGCGTTCGGGCTGGAAACCTTCTCCGTCTGCATGGGAAGCACGGTCGAATCCGGGCACAGACCCAGCATCTGCTCCGCCGTCAGTCCATACACGGACGCCAGCACAATCAGCTTCGTCGCCGAAAGACCACGGTTCTCGCGTTCAACCCGGTCCAGCCAGCTCGCGGAGATGCGATACGCCGGGTTTCCCCACTGCGTCGCCAGGCGGGAGCTCCGCTCTTCCACCTCGCGCAGCGTCAACTGCCACTGCACCCGCGCCGCACGAAGCTTGATCCCGATGGCTTCCATTCACCCGTCTCCCGTACAAGAAACAGCAACAGCTGATTGGAAATTGCGCCGCACGACCGATCGCCGACAGGGAATCCCCTTCGGAATCCCATTCGACCGGCTCCCAGTCCGGCTCCCAGATCTGGGAACCAGTCAAGAGCGACAGCAGTAAATTATTGCTTTTACACAATATAGACCGATCATTCACCTTTCGCATCCTCTGTTCGCTTTGGCACATTCAGGGAATTTCCCTTACTTCTGGAGATCCTGTTGCTTATACGAAACAACGCCGCCACAGCTTTGCCCCATACCCCACTCTCCCCTGAAGATGGGTCTGCCGCCGGTGAATGGGTCGAAAGATCCTCCCGTCGGCCGGACGCATGCCAGAGATTCAATGGAGCGGGCCAGTTAAGATCGTTAACGGTCTCGCCCGCTCCGCTGCTCCTGTTCTCCCCGGAGCAGTTCGATCGCCTCACCTCGCAGAAACATTGGCCTCCCGTCATCAATGCACGCCTTATTGCTAGGTGAATTTATGGCAATACGGGTAGCATTAGTCAATATGGCGCACACACTTACGTCGGAAATCGACGCAGCAACCCAGGCCAAGGCCTTCCCCTCATCCGGCGGAGAGATGTTCGGCGAATACTTCGCCCCCGGCAA is a window of Granulicella tundricola MP5ACTX9 DNA encoding:
- a CDS encoding helix-turn-helix domain-containing protein — protein: MEAIGIKLRAARVQWQLTLREVEERSSRLATQWGNPAYRISASWLDRVERENRGLSATKLIVLASVYGLTAEQMLGLCPDSTVLPMQTEKVSSPNATLLLEEGALEQRAKLWLPDKLVTDAPPASTTLLPTEDGTIPTHYRRGIIGQLDRTLEPMIRAGSIVLIDTQKRAIAGRKEWNHEFDRPIYFLLTRTGYVSGFCELDKESEWLTLIPHALSFETNKRWRYRKEIEVVGTVAGVFSRRFA